From Pseudomonas poae, the proteins below share one genomic window:
- a CDS encoding mechanosensitive ion channel family protein — MLSRLFALPCYLLIALLTLLPLSPAQAVSLPGMLGSTHKTQPQADVPLGQSLDEVIKTLENDQQRTQLLSDLKKLREATQKAQPAAEQGVLGLIGSTLSGLEQQFSGADSPLGRWSNEVDLAKDELSALMLPASEWLPIIFGFALILAVWSLLAAALIWLSHRVRERFGLPEELPQHPRTWDMVRFALRKLGPWLIALVITVYLSYALPSSLGKSLAMVLAYALVVGTCFSAICVIAFSVLDGPHRHRALYILRHQAFRPLWWIGSFAAFGEALSDPRLVQALGQHLSHTAATVANVMAALSTGVFILRFRRPIAHLIRNQPLSRRLTRRALSDTIEIIGSFWYIPALLLVGISLFATFVSAGDTSTALRQSLLCTVLLVLCMVINGLVRRHALKPQRGHKRHALYSERLKSFVYTLAHLAVWLVFIELGLRVWGLSLIRFTEGDGHEVSVKLFGLAGTLLFAWLIWILSDTAIHHALTRSRKGLANARAQTMMPLIRNVLFVTIFIIAAIVALANMGMNVTPLLAGAGVIGLAIGFGAQSLVADLITGLFIIIEDSLAIDDYVDVGGHLGTVEGLTIRTVRLRDIDGIVHTIPFSEIKSIKNYSREFGYAIFRVAIPYNMEIDDAIKLMRDVGQKMRNDPLQRRNIWSPLEIQGVESFESGSAILRARFKTAPIKQWEVSRAFNLSLKRHLDEAGLDLATPRLSVQVVTGASGVLAKETE, encoded by the coding sequence GTGCTTTCCCGTCTGTTTGCCCTGCCCTGCTACCTCCTGATCGCCCTGCTCACGCTGCTGCCGCTCTCGCCTGCCCAAGCCGTGAGCCTGCCCGGCATGCTGGGCAGCACCCACAAAACCCAGCCCCAGGCAGACGTGCCCCTCGGTCAATCCCTGGACGAGGTGATCAAGACCCTGGAAAACGACCAGCAACGCACCCAATTGCTGAGCGACCTGAAAAAACTTCGTGAAGCCACACAGAAGGCCCAGCCGGCCGCCGAACAAGGCGTGCTGGGGCTAATCGGCAGTACGCTGTCGGGCCTGGAGCAGCAGTTTTCCGGCGCCGACAGCCCGCTGGGGCGCTGGTCCAATGAGGTCGATCTGGCCAAGGATGAACTCAGCGCGCTGATGCTGCCGGCCAGCGAATGGCTGCCGATCATTTTCGGTTTTGCCTTGATCCTCGCGGTGTGGAGCCTGCTGGCCGCCGCGCTGATCTGGCTCAGCCACCGCGTACGCGAACGCTTCGGCCTGCCCGAAGAGCTGCCGCAACACCCGCGAACCTGGGATATGGTGCGCTTTGCCCTGCGCAAACTCGGCCCGTGGCTGATCGCCCTGGTGATCACGGTTTACCTGAGCTACGCCCTGCCCTCGTCCCTGGGTAAATCCCTGGCGATGGTATTGGCCTACGCGCTGGTAGTCGGCACTTGTTTCTCGGCCATCTGCGTAATTGCCTTTTCCGTGCTCGACGGCCCGCATCGCCATCGTGCGCTGTATATCCTGCGCCACCAGGCCTTCCGCCCACTGTGGTGGATCGGCAGTTTTGCCGCCTTCGGTGAAGCCTTGAGCGACCCGCGATTGGTCCAGGCCCTGGGCCAGCACCTGTCCCATACCGCCGCGACGGTCGCCAATGTCATGGCGGCGCTGTCGACCGGGGTGTTCATCCTGCGGTTCCGGCGGCCGATTGCGCACCTGATCCGCAACCAGCCGCTGTCGCGTCGCCTCACGCGCCGTGCCCTCAGCGATACCATCGAAATCATCGGCTCGTTCTGGTACATCCCGGCCCTGCTGCTGGTGGGTATCTCGCTGTTTGCCACGTTCGTTTCCGCCGGCGATACCAGCACCGCCTTGCGCCAGTCGCTGCTGTGCACCGTGCTGCTGGTGTTGTGCATGGTGATCAACGGCCTGGTGCGCCGCCACGCGCTCAAGCCGCAACGCGGGCACAAGCGCCATGCGCTGTATTCCGAGCGCCTGAAAAGCTTCGTCTACACCCTGGCTCACCTGGCGGTATGGCTGGTGTTTATCGAATTGGGCCTGCGGGTTTGGGGCCTGTCGCTGATTCGTTTTACCGAAGGCGACGGCCATGAGGTCAGCGTCAAACTGTTCGGCCTGGCCGGCACCCTACTGTTTGCCTGGCTGATCTGGATCCTCAGCGACACCGCGATCCACCACGCCCTGACTCGCTCGCGCAAGGGCCTGGCCAACGCCCGTGCGCAGACCATGATGCCGCTGATCCGCAACGTGCTGTTCGTGACGATCTTTATCATCGCCGCCATCGTCGCACTGGCGAACATGGGCATGAACGTCACGCCGCTGCTGGCCGGTGCCGGTGTAATCGGCCTGGCGATCGGCTTTGGTGCGCAGTCGCTGGTGGCGGATTTGATCACCGGCCTGTTCATCATTATCGAAGACTCGCTGGCCATCGATGACTACGTGGATGTCGGCGGCCACCTCGGCACGGTGGAGGGCCTGACCATCCGTACCGTGCGCCTGCGCGATATCGACGGCATCGTGCACACCATCCCGTTCAGTGAGATCAAGAGCATCAAGAACTACTCGCGGGAGTTCGGCTACGCGATCTTCCGGGTGGCGATCCCCTACAACATGGAAATCGACGATGCGATCAAGCTGATGCGCGATGTCGGCCAGAAAATGCGCAACGACCCGCTGCAACGCCGCAATATCTGGTCGCCGCTGGAGATTCAGGGTGTGGAAAGCTTCGAGTCCGGCAGCGCGATTCTGCGTGCACGGTTCAAGACGGCGCCGATCAAACAGTGGGAAGTGTCGCGGGCGTTCAACTTGTCGCTGAAACGGCACCTGGACGAAGCCGGTCTGGACTTGGCCACACCGCGCTTGAGTGTGCAGGTGGTGACGGGGGCTTCGGGCGTGTTGGCAAAAGAGACTGAATAA
- the minE gene encoding cell division topological specificity factor MinE has protein sequence MKFLDFFRANKKPSTASVAKERLQIIVAHERGQRSTPDYLPALQKELVEVIRKYVNIGNDDVHVALENDGSCSILELNITLPDR, from the coding sequence ATGAAATTTCTCGACTTCTTTCGCGCCAACAAAAAGCCAAGTACCGCGTCGGTAGCGAAAGAGCGTCTACAGATCATCGTGGCGCACGAACGCGGCCAACGCAGCACCCCGGACTACCTGCCAGCCTTGCAGAAGGAACTGGTCGAGGTGATCCGCAAGTACGTCAATATCGGCAACGATGACGTGCATGTCGCCCTGGAAAATGACGGCAGCTGCTCGATTCTGGAACTCAATATCACCCTGCCTGATCGTTAA
- a CDS encoding patatin-like phospholipase family protein — MRPAEPVTGLILSGGGARAAYQVGVLAAIAELLPPGAPNPFPVIVGTSAGAINAVSLASGAMDFTAAIQRLTAFWQGFRSHLVLRSDWPGVIRQASRFFIHSLLGIGAQVPVALLNSSPLRDLLQERLNLGGIDEAIRHQHLHAVAVTAFGYESGQAVTFYQGGGTIDAWLRHRRIGMPTQLTVEHLLASSAIPLLFAPVKLDQEYFGDGAVRQSAPISPALHLGATRVLVVGVSGNPRGNEPSMQRTYTGQEPTLAQIGGHMLNSTFIDSLESDIELLERLNQYSHAAPGVAAVEVLVIAPSQPIDEIAARHRQELPAALRLFLRGPGATKTSGAGVLSYLLFEAGYCSELIELGRRDALAKREEITRFLGLSPL, encoded by the coding sequence ATGCGCCCAGCTGAACCGGTTACAGGTTTGATTCTTTCCGGCGGCGGGGCGCGAGCGGCGTATCAGGTGGGGGTGTTGGCGGCGATTGCCGAGCTGTTGCCGCCGGGGGCGCCCAATCCTTTCCCGGTGATCGTCGGCACCTCGGCCGGTGCGATCAATGCGGTGAGCCTGGCCAGTGGCGCCATGGACTTCACGGCGGCCATCCAGCGTCTTACCGCGTTCTGGCAGGGCTTTCGCAGCCACCTGGTGCTGCGCAGTGACTGGCCGGGGGTGATTCGCCAGGCAAGCCGCTTCTTTATCCACAGCCTGCTGGGCATCGGCGCCCAGGTACCGGTCGCCTTGCTCAATAGCTCGCCGTTGCGTGACCTGCTGCAGGAACGCTTGAACCTGGGCGGCATCGACGAGGCGATTCGCCACCAGCATTTGCATGCAGTGGCGGTGACTGCCTTCGGTTACGAATCCGGGCAAGCCGTGACCTTCTACCAGGGCGGCGGCACCATCGACGCCTGGCTGCGCCATCGGCGTATCGGCATGCCGACTCAACTGACGGTCGAGCATCTGCTGGCCAGTTCGGCGATCCCTTTGTTGTTTGCCCCGGTGAAACTTGACCAGGAATATTTCGGCGATGGCGCCGTGCGGCAATCGGCGCCCATCAGCCCGGCGTTGCACCTGGGGGCTACGCGTGTGCTGGTGGTGGGGGTCAGCGGCAACCCACGGGGCAACGAGCCGTCGATGCAACGCACCTACACCGGCCAGGAGCCGACGCTGGCGCAGATCGGTGGGCATATGCTCAACAGCACGTTTATCGACAGCCTGGAAAGTGATATCGAGCTGCTGGAGCGCTTGAATCAGTACAGCCATGCCGCACCTGGCGTGGCAGCGGTGGAAGTGCTGGTGATTGCTCCCAGCCAGCCGATCGACGAAATCGCGGCGCGGCATCGGCAGGAATTGCCGGCGGCTTTAAGGTTGTTCTTGCGTGGCCCGGGGGCGACCAAGACGAGCGGGGCGGGGGTGTTGAGTTACTTGTTGTTCGAGGCGGGGTATTGCAGCGAGTTGATTGAGTTGGGCCGGCGCGATGCGTTGGCCAAACGCGAGGAGATCACACGATTCCTCGGCCTTTCCCCACTCTAA
- a CDS encoding aspartate aminotransferase family protein has translation MSVATSRIEDAPVHASPAPAETLYQFDETPLLARQRQQESNARSYPRRIPLALKRAKGIYVEDVEGRRFIDCLAGAGTLALGHNHPVVIDAIRQVLSDELPLHTLDLTTPVKDQFVQDLFGLLPTELAREAKIQFCGPTGTDAVEAALKLVRTATGRSTVLSFQGGYHGMSQGALSLMGSLGPKKPLGALLGNGVQFLPYPYDYRCPFGLGGAEGVRVNLHYLENLLNDPEAGVLLPAAVIVEVVQGEGGVIPADLDWLRGLRRITEQAGVALIVDEIQSGFGRTGKMFAFEHAGIIPDVVVMSKAIGGSLPLAVVVYRDWLDTWLPGAHAGTFRGNQMAMAAGSAVMRYLKEHDLAGHATAMGERLGEHLRILQREFPHLGDIRGRGLMLGVELVDPDGTPDIQGHPPVHRQLAPLVQRECLKRGLILELGGRHGSVVRFLPPLVITAVEVDRVAEIFGRALAAAVASL, from the coding sequence ATGTCAGTCGCTACCAGCCGTATCGAAGATGCCCCGGTGCACGCCAGCCCGGCACCCGCGGAAACGCTCTACCAGTTCGACGAGACCCCGCTACTCGCCCGCCAGCGTCAGCAGGAGTCCAACGCCCGCAGTTACCCGCGACGTATCCCCCTGGCGCTCAAGCGCGCCAAGGGTATTTATGTCGAAGATGTCGAAGGCCGCCGTTTCATCGACTGCCTGGCCGGCGCCGGCACATTGGCGCTGGGGCACAACCACCCGGTGGTAATCGACGCCATCCGGCAAGTCCTGAGTGACGAATTACCCCTGCATACCCTGGACCTGACCACGCCAGTCAAGGACCAATTCGTACAGGACCTGTTCGGCCTGCTGCCGACAGAACTGGCGCGCGAGGCGAAAATTCAATTCTGCGGACCCACCGGCACCGATGCGGTGGAAGCGGCGTTGAAGCTGGTGCGCACCGCCACCGGGCGCAGCACTGTGCTGTCGTTCCAGGGCGGTTATCACGGCATGAGTCAGGGCGCGTTGAGCCTGATGGGCAGCCTGGGCCCAAAGAAACCTTTGGGCGCCTTGCTCGGCAATGGCGTGCAGTTTTTGCCCTACCCCTACGACTACCGCTGCCCGTTCGGCCTGGGCGGCGCGGAGGGTGTGCGGGTCAATCTGCATTACCTGGAAAACCTGCTCAATGACCCGGAAGCCGGGGTGTTGTTGCCGGCTGCGGTGATTGTCGAGGTGGTGCAGGGCGAGGGCGGGGTGATCCCGGCCGATCTCGACTGGCTGCGCGGCCTGCGGCGCATTACCGAGCAGGCCGGTGTGGCGCTGATCGTGGATGAGATCCAGAGCGGGTTCGGCCGCACTGGCAAGATGTTTGCCTTCGAGCACGCGGGCATCATCCCGGACGTGGTGGTGATGTCCAAGGCCATCGGCGGCAGCCTGCCGCTGGCGGTGGTGGTGTATCGCGACTGGCTCGACACCTGGTTGCCGGGCGCGCATGCCGGGACTTTCCGTGGCAATCAAATGGCCATGGCGGCGGGCTCGGCGGTGATGCGCTACCTCAAGGAACATGACCTGGCCGGCCACGCAACGGCCATGGGCGAGCGCCTGGGCGAACACTTGCGCATCCTGCAGCGCGAGTTCCCGCACCTGGGGGATATTCGTGGGCGTGGGCTGATGCTCGGCGTGGAGCTGGTAGACCCGGATGGCACGCCTGACATTCAAGGCCACCCACCGGTACATCGCCAGTTGGCGCCGTTGGTGCAGCGTGAGTGCCTCAAGCGCGGCCTGATCCTGGAGTTGGGCGGCCGGCATGGCAGCGTGGTGCGCTTCCTGCCGCCGCTGGTGATCACCGCCGTGGAAGTCGACCGGGTGGCCGAGATCTTCGGACGCGCCCTGGCGGCAGCGGTCGCCAGCCTCTAA
- a CDS encoding RluA family pseudouridine synthase: MPLSNIHILHQDDAVLVVNKPTLLLSVPGRADDNKDCLITRLQENGYPEARIVHRLDWETSGIILLARDADTHRELSRQFHDRETEKAYTALAWGQPELDSGSIDLPLRYDPPTKPRHVVDHEFGKHALTFWKVLERCGDWCRVELTPITGRSHQLRVHMLSIGHPLLGDGLYAHEQALAAWPRLCLHASMLSFTHPQSGERLRFECPAPF, translated from the coding sequence ATGCCGCTGTCCAATATTCATATCCTGCATCAGGACGACGCTGTCCTGGTGGTGAACAAACCGACCCTGCTGCTTTCGGTGCCTGGGCGCGCCGACGACAACAAGGACTGCCTGATCACCCGCCTGCAGGAAAACGGCTACCCCGAAGCCCGCATCGTCCATCGCCTGGACTGGGAAACCTCGGGGATCATCCTGCTGGCCCGTGATGCCGACACCCACCGCGAGCTGTCCCGCCAGTTTCACGACCGCGAAACCGAAAAAGCCTACACCGCATTGGCCTGGGGCCAGCCGGAACTGGACAGCGGCAGCATCGACCTGCCCCTGCGCTACGACCCGCCGACCAAGCCACGCCACGTGGTCGACCACGAATTCGGCAAGCACGCGCTGACCTTCTGGAAAGTCCTGGAGCGTTGCGGCGACTGGTGCCGCGTCGAGTTGACGCCGATCACCGGGCGCTCGCACCAACTGCGGGTGCATATGCTGTCGATCGGCCACCCGTTGCTCGGTGATGGCCTGTACGCCCACGAACAGGCTCTGGCGGCCTGGCCACGCCTGTGCCTGCACGCGAGCATGTTGAGCTTTACGCACCCGCAGAGCGGCGAGCGTTTGCGCTTTGAGTGCCCTGCGCCGTTCTAA
- the minC gene encoding septum site-determining protein MinC — protein sequence MSQTEPLDQDPVFQLKGSMLAITVLELARNDLDALDRQLAAKVALAPNFFNNAPLVLALDKLPAGQGAIDLPGLMRVCRSHGLRTLAIRASRIEDIAAAIAIELPVLPPSGARERPLEPLVGEVKKKPEKPPEPTIKPTKIITSPVRGGQQIYAQGGDLVVISSVSPGAELLADGNIHVYGPMRGRALAGIKGDTKARIFCQQLTAELVSIAGQYKVSEDLRRDPLWGAGVQVSLSGDVLNIIRL from the coding sequence ATGAGCCAAACCGAACCGCTAGACCAAGATCCCGTGTTCCAGCTGAAAGGCAGCATGCTCGCCATCACCGTGCTGGAACTCGCCCGCAACGACCTCGACGCCCTGGACCGCCAGCTCGCCGCCAAGGTCGCCCTGGCGCCGAACTTCTTCAACAACGCCCCGCTGGTGCTGGCCCTGGACAAACTGCCGGCCGGCCAAGGTGCGATTGACCTGCCTGGCCTGATGCGCGTGTGCCGCTCCCATGGGCTGCGCACCCTGGCGATTCGTGCCAGCCGTATCGAAGACATTGCCGCCGCCATCGCCATTGAACTGCCAGTATTGCCGCCGTCGGGTGCGCGTGAGCGTCCGCTGGAACCTTTGGTCGGCGAAGTGAAGAAAAAACCGGAAAAACCGCCTGAGCCGACGATCAAGCCTACAAAGATCATCACCTCTCCCGTACGCGGCGGGCAGCAAATTTACGCCCAGGGTGGCGACCTGGTAGTCATCTCCTCGGTCAGCCCCGGCGCGGAACTTCTCGCCGATGGCAACATCCATGTATACGGCCCGATGCGCGGACGTGCCCTCGCCGGCATCAAGGGCGATACCAAGGCTCGAATTTTTTGCCAGCAGTTGACCGCTGAACTAGTGTCCATCGCAGGCCAGTACAAGGTTTCAGAAGATTTGCGCCGTGATCCGCTGTGGGGGGCCGGGGTGCAGGTCAGCCTGTCGGGCGATGTGTTGAACATCATCCGTCTTTAA
- a CDS encoding MbtH family protein: MTSVFDRDDILFQVVVNHEEQYSIWPDYKAVPEGWRTVGKSGMKKECLAYIEEVWTDMRPLSLRQKMDGAALA; the protein is encoded by the coding sequence ATGACCTCAGTATTTGACCGCGACGACATCCTGTTTCAGGTAGTGGTCAACCACGAAGAACAGTATTCCATCTGGCCTGACTACAAGGCCGTCCCGGAGGGCTGGCGCACTGTGGGCAAGAGCGGCATGAAAAAAGAGTGCCTGGCCTACATCGAAGAAGTCTGGACCGATATGCGCCCGTTGAGCCTGCGCCAGAAGATGGACGGCGCAGCGCTGGCCTGA
- the minD gene encoding septum site-determining protein MinD: protein MAKILVVTSGKGGVGKTTTSAAIGTGLALRGHKTVIVDFDVGLRNLDLIMGCERRVVYDFVNVVNGEANLQQALIKDKRLENLYVLAASQTRDKDALTKEGVGKVLAELKETFEYVVCDSPAGIETGAHLAMYFADEAIVVTNPEVSSVRDSDRMLGLLASKSKRAEEGQDPIKEHLLLTRYNPERVSNGEMLGVEDVKDILAVTLLGVIPESQAVLKASNQGVPVILDDQSDAGQAYSDAVDRLLGKTVEHRFLDVKKKGFFERIFGGN, encoded by the coding sequence TTGGCCAAGATTCTCGTGGTTACATCCGGCAAGGGTGGTGTGGGTAAGACCACCACCAGCGCCGCTATCGGTACCGGTCTCGCTCTGCGCGGCCACAAAACAGTCATCGTCGACTTCGACGTCGGTTTGCGTAACCTCGACCTGATCATGGGCTGCGAACGCCGCGTGGTGTATGACTTCGTCAACGTGGTCAATGGCGAAGCCAACCTGCAACAGGCCCTGATCAAGGACAAGCGCCTTGAGAACCTGTACGTACTGGCCGCCAGCCAGACCCGTGACAAAGACGCGCTGACCAAAGAAGGCGTGGGCAAAGTCCTTGCCGAGCTGAAAGAAACCTTCGAATACGTGGTATGCGACTCCCCGGCCGGTATCGAAACCGGTGCTCACCTGGCGATGTACTTCGCCGATGAAGCGATCGTGGTGACCAACCCGGAAGTCTCCTCGGTACGTGACTCGGACCGCATGCTCGGCCTGCTGGCCAGCAAGTCCAAGCGCGCCGAAGAAGGCCAGGACCCGATCAAGGAGCACCTGCTGCTCACCCGTTACAACCCTGAGCGCGTCAGCAACGGCGAAATGCTCGGCGTTGAAGACGTGAAGGACATCCTCGCAGTGACCCTGCTGGGCGTGATTCCAGAATCCCAGGCGGTCCTCAAGGCTTCCAACCAGGGTGTTCCAGTGATTCTTGACGACCAGAGCGACGCCGGCCAGGCGTACAGCGATGCAGTTGATCGCTTGCTGGGCAAGACCGTGGAACATCGCTTCCTCGATGTTAAGAAGAAGGGATTCTTCGAGCGTATCTTTGGAGGCAACTAA
- a CDS encoding lipid A biosynthesis lauroyl acyltransferase, translated as MDRPRFRAVFFHPRFWLLWLGLGLLWLVTQLPYRALLTIGRLLGAGMYRVAGERRRIAARNLELCFPEKSAKERKRLLKENFASTGIAFFEMAMSWWWSRQRLARLAHVEGLEHLKQAQLDGKGVILMALHFTTLEIGAALLGQKHTIDGMYREHGNPLFDYIQRRGRERHNLDSLAVEREDVRGMLKLLRAGRAIWYAPDQDYGAKQSIFVPLFGIQAATVPATSKFAKLGKALVVPFTQQRLADGSGYRLVIHPPLTDFPGESDEADCLRINQWVEASVRECPEQYLWTHRRFKSRPPGEPKLYDKRR; from the coding sequence ATGGATCGCCCGCGTTTTCGAGCTGTATTTTTTCACCCGCGTTTTTGGCTGTTATGGCTGGGACTCGGCCTGCTGTGGCTGGTCACCCAGTTGCCGTACCGTGCGCTGCTGACCATTGGTCGCCTGCTGGGTGCGGGCATGTACCGAGTGGCCGGCGAACGTCGGCGCATCGCCGCACGCAACCTGGAACTGTGCTTCCCGGAAAAATCCGCCAAGGAGCGTAAGCGCCTGCTCAAGGAAAACTTCGCCTCCACCGGCATCGCCTTCTTTGAAATGGCCATGAGCTGGTGGTGGTCGCGCCAGCGCCTGGCACGCCTGGCCCATGTCGAGGGCCTTGAGCACCTCAAGCAGGCCCAGCTCGATGGCAAGGGCGTGATCCTGATGGCCCTGCATTTCACCACCCTGGAAATCGGCGCGGCTCTGCTGGGGCAGAAGCACACCATTGATGGCATGTACCGCGAGCACGGCAACCCGTTGTTCGATTACATCCAGCGCCGTGGCCGCGAGCGCCATAACCTCGATTCCCTGGCCGTCGAGCGCGAGGACGTGCGTGGCATGCTCAAGCTGCTGCGCGCCGGCCGTGCCATCTGGTACGCACCGGACCAGGACTACGGCGCCAAGCAAAGCATCTTCGTGCCGCTGTTTGGCATCCAGGCCGCTACGGTGCCCGCCACCAGCAAGTTCGCCAAGCTGGGCAAGGCGCTGGTGGTGCCGTTCACCCAGCAGCGCCTGGCGGACGGCAGCGGTTACCGCCTGGTGATCCACCCGCCATTGACCGACTTCCCCGGCGAAAGCGATGAGGCCGACTGCCTGCGCATCAACCAGTGGGTCGAAGCCTCGGTGCGCGAATGCCCCGAGCAATACTTATGGACCCATCGCCGCTTCAAGAGCCGGCCACCGGGCGAACCCAAGCTGTACGACAAACGCCGTTGA
- a CDS encoding M18 family aminopeptidase: MREALNQGLIDFLKASPTPFHATAALAQRLEAAGYQRLDERETWATEANGRYYVTRNDSSIIAFKLGRHSPLQGGIRLVGAHTDSPCLRVKPQPELQRQGFWQLGVEVYGGALLAPWFDRDLSLAGRVTFRRDGKVESQLIDFKLPIAIIPNLAIHLNREANQGWAINAQTELPPILAQFAGDERVDFRAVLTEQLAREHGLNADVVLDYELSFYDTQSAAVIGLNGDFIAGARLDNLLSCYAGLQALLTSETDETCVLVCNDHEEVGSCSACGADGPMLEQTLRRLLPEGDEFVRTIQKSLLVSADNAHGVHPNYAEKHDANHGPKLNAGPVIKVNSNQRYATNSETAGFFRHLCMAQEVPVQSFVVRSDMGCGSTIGPITASHLGVRTVDIGLPTFAMHSIRELCGSHDLAHLVKVLGAFYASHDLP, encoded by the coding sequence ATGCGCGAAGCGTTGAATCAAGGCCTGATCGACTTCCTCAAGGCCTCCCCTACTCCTTTTCATGCCACTGCCGCCCTGGCGCAGCGCCTCGAAGCGGCCGGTTACCAGCGTCTCGACGAGCGCGAAACCTGGGCCACCGAGGCCAACGGTCGCTATTACGTGACCCGTAACGATTCCTCAATCATCGCCTTCAAGCTCGGCCGCCACTCGCCGCTGCAAGGCGGGATTCGCCTGGTCGGCGCCCACACCGACAGCCCGTGCCTGCGGGTCAAACCCCAGCCGGAGCTACAGCGCCAGGGTTTCTGGCAGTTGGGCGTGGAAGTCTACGGCGGCGCGCTGCTGGCCCCGTGGTTCGACCGCGACCTGTCGCTGGCCGGCCGCGTGACCTTCCGCCGCGACGGCAAGGTCGAGAGCCAACTGATCGACTTCAAGCTACCCATCGCGATCATTCCCAACCTGGCCATTCACCTGAACCGTGAAGCCAACCAGGGCTGGGCGATCAATGCCCAGACCGAGCTGCCACCCATCCTCGCGCAATTTGCCGGTGACGAGCGCGTGGACTTCCGCGCCGTGCTCACCGAACAATTGGCCCGCGAACACGGCCTGAACGCCGATGTGGTGCTCGACTACGAGCTGAGCTTCTACGACACACAAAGCGCTGCGGTGATCGGCCTGAATGGCGACTTCATTGCCGGCGCACGCCTCGACAACCTGCTGTCCTGCTACGCCGGCCTGCAAGCCTTGCTCACCAGCGAAACCGACGAAACCTGCGTGCTGGTGTGCAACGACCACGAAGAAGTCGGCTCCTGCTCAGCGTGCGGTGCCGATGGCCCGATGCTGGAACAGACCCTGCGTCGTCTGTTGCCGGAAGGTGATGAGTTCGTACGCACCATTCAGAAATCACTGCTGGTGTCTGCGGACAACGCCCACGGCGTACACCCGAACTACGCCGAGAAGCACGACGCCAACCATGGCCCCAAGCTCAACGCCGGCCCGGTGATCAAGGTCAACAGCAACCAGCGCTACGCCACCAACAGCGAAACCGCCGGGTTCTTCCGCCACCTGTGCATGGCCCAGGAAGTGCCGGTGCAGAGCTTCGTGGTGCGCAGCGACATGGGCTGCGGCTCGACCATCGGCCCGATCACCGCCAGCCACCTGGGCGTGCGCACCGTGGACATCGGCCTGCCGACGTTTGCCATGCACTCCATTCGTGAATTGTGCGGCAGCCATGACCTGGCACACCTGGTGAAGGTTTTGGGGGCGTTCTACGCCAGTCACGATCTGCCTTGA